In Leisingera sp. NJS204, the following are encoded in one genomic region:
- a CDS encoding NapC/NirT family cytochrome c — translation MWGFLKRLWWIITRPSAFFSLGFLTMGGFVMGIIFWGGFNTALEVTNTEAFCTSCHEMRDNVFEELKPTIHYSNRSGVRASCPDCHVPHQWSNKIARKMQASKEVWGKIFGTINTREKFLEHRLELAQHEWARLEANDSLECRNCHSDESMDITRQSKRAADAHERFLFTGEKTCISCHKGIAHQLPDMSAAEGEDHAGLLAPAHGEGLLASTRSYLGLSSD, via the coding sequence ATGTGGGGTTTCTTAAAACGTCTGTGGTGGATCATCACCCGCCCCAGCGCCTTCTTCTCGCTTGGCTTCCTGACCATGGGCGGCTTTGTGATGGGGATCATCTTCTGGGGCGGTTTCAACACCGCGCTTGAGGTCACCAACACCGAGGCCTTCTGCACCAGCTGCCACGAGATGCGCGACAACGTGTTTGAGGAGCTGAAGCCGACGATCCACTATTCCAACCGCTCCGGCGTGCGGGCGTCCTGCCCGGACTGCCACGTGCCGCATCAATGGTCCAACAAGATCGCCCGCAAAATGCAGGCCTCCAAAGAGGTCTGGGGCAAGATCTTCGGCACCATCAACACGCGCGAGAAATTCCTGGAGCACCGGCTGGAACTGGCGCAGCACGAATGGGCGCGGCTTGAGGCCAACGACTCGCTGGAATGCCGCAACTGCCACTCGGACGAGTCGATGGACATCACCCGCCAGTCCAAACGGGCTGCGGATGCGCATGAACGCTTCCTGTTCACCGGCGAAAAAACCTGCATCAGCTGCCACAAAGGCATCGCCCACCAGCTGCCCGACATGAGCGCCGCCGAAGGCGAAGATCATGCCGGTCTGCTGGCCCCGGCCCACGGCGAAGGCCTGCTGGCCAGCACCCGCAGCTATCTGGGTCTGAGCAGCGACTGA
- the pncA gene encoding bifunctional nicotinamidase/pyrazinamidase produces MTQALIVVDVQNDFCPGGALAVPGGDEVVAPVNAMMDRFDAVILTQDWHPAGHSSFASSHPGKDSFETTEMPYGTQVLWPDHCVQGSDGAAFRKGLRTDGDLIIRKGFRPGIDSYSGFFENDHSTPTGLEGYLRSRGITALTLAGLATDFCVAFTALDAARLGFSVTVELAACRAIDLDGSLQAALERMESNNIILQS; encoded by the coding sequence ATGACCCAGGCTCTGATTGTCGTGGATGTACAGAATGATTTCTGCCCCGGGGGCGCGCTGGCCGTGCCCGGCGGGGATGAGGTGGTGGCCCCCGTAAACGCCATGATGGACCGGTTCGATGCCGTGATCCTGACCCAGGACTGGCACCCGGCGGGGCATTCCTCCTTTGCGTCTTCGCATCCGGGAAAGGATTCGTTCGAAACGACCGAAATGCCTTATGGCACCCAGGTTTTGTGGCCGGATCACTGCGTGCAGGGCAGCGATGGGGCCGCATTTCGCAAGGGTTTGCGCACCGATGGCGACCTGATCATCCGTAAGGGCTTCCGGCCAGGGATCGACAGCTATTCGGGGTTCTTTGAGAACGATCACTCCACCCCCACCGGGCTGGAGGGGTATTTGCGCAGCCGCGGCATCACTGCGCTGACCCTGGCTGGACTGGCCACTGATTTCTGTGTTGCCTTCACTGCCCTGGATGCGGCGCGGCTAGGCTTTTCCGTAACGGTTGAGCTGGCGGCCTGCCGCGCCATTGATCTGGACGGATCGCTGCAGGCGGCGCTGGAGAGAATGGAGAGCAATAACATAATCCTGCAATCTTAA
- the trhO gene encoding oxygen-dependent tRNA uridine(34) hydroxylase TrhO, whose protein sequence is MYTIAALYHFTRFPDPAAIRPALLELCQAQDVKGSLLLAQEGINGTIAGPRAGIDAVLAHIKGLPGCADLDWKEATAAEPPFGRMKVRLKKEIVTMGQPDVDPLASVGHYVEPEEWNDLIRQDDVVLIDTRNDYEVAIGTFEGAIDPMTESFRDFPAWWEKNKDRFHNKRVAMFCTGGIRCEKSTNYLLGQGVEDVYHLKGGILRYLEEMPAENSTWEGECFVFDNRVSVGHGLVEGPHELCHGCRRPILPEDKARPGFEQGVTCHQCIDQTSEEDKARFRERQKQMMLARKRGADHLGSIPL, encoded by the coding sequence ATGTACACAATTGCTGCCCTCTATCACTTCACCCGTTTCCCCGATCCCGCCGCGATCCGTCCGGCGCTGCTGGAGCTATGCCAGGCGCAAGACGTCAAAGGCTCGCTGCTGCTGGCGCAGGAGGGGATCAATGGCACCATCGCCGGACCGCGCGCAGGTATCGATGCGGTGCTGGCCCATATCAAGGGCTTGCCCGGCTGCGCGGATCTGGACTGGAAAGAAGCCACCGCCGCTGAACCGCCCTTTGGCAGGATGAAGGTGCGGCTGAAGAAAGAGATCGTGACGATGGGCCAGCCGGACGTGGATCCGCTGGCATCTGTTGGCCATTACGTTGAGCCGGAGGAATGGAACGATCTGATCCGGCAGGACGATGTTGTCCTGATCGACACCCGCAACGATTACGAAGTGGCGATCGGCACCTTTGAAGGCGCGATTGATCCCATGACCGAGTCGTTCCGCGACTTTCCGGCCTGGTGGGAAAAGAACAAGGACCGCTTTCACAACAAGCGGGTTGCGATGTTCTGCACCGGCGGCATCCGCTGTGAGAAATCGACCAACTACCTGCTGGGCCAGGGGGTAGAGGACGTCTATCACCTGAAGGGCGGCATCCTGCGCTATCTGGAGGAAATGCCAGCGGAAAACAGCACCTGGGAAGGTGAATGTTTTGTCTTCGACAACCGGGTGTCGGTCGGCCACGGGCTGGTGGAAGGCCCGCACGAGCTGTGCCACGGCTGCCGCCGCCCGATCCTGCCCGAGGACAAGGCGCGCCCCGGGTTTGAGCAGGGCGTCACCTGCCATCAGTGCATCGATCAGACCTCGGAAGAAGACAAGGCGCGGTTCCGTGAGCGGCAGAAGCAGATGATGCTGGCCCGCAAACGCGGCGCAGATCATCTGGGCAGCATCCCTCTGTAA
- a CDS encoding nitrate reductase cytochrome c-type subunit, producing MKHLRLAILAAPILLAPVFMASPAFAQNQVATLRNNAPLGEQGEATQIPGIVNTDIRQVRNYPDQPPLIPHKTDNYQVDLNSNKCLTCHSRTAVEVSQAPMISVTHFMNREGQTLGAISPRRYFCTQCHVVQTNARPLVENEFVDVDQVLDYVHSKQGGSD from the coding sequence ATGAAACATCTCCGTCTCGCCATCCTGGCCGCTCCGATCCTGCTGGCCCCGGTCTTTATGGCTTCACCAGCTTTTGCCCAGAATCAGGTCGCCACGCTGCGCAACAACGCGCCGCTGGGTGAACAGGGCGAAGCCACCCAGATCCCCGGCATCGTCAACACCGACATCCGCCAGGTGCGCAACTACCCGGATCAGCCGCCGCTGATCCCGCACAAGACCGACAATTATCAGGTGGATCTCAATTCCAACAAATGCCTGACCTGCCACAGCCGCACCGCGGTTGAGGTCAGCCAGGCGCCGATGATCTCGGTCACCCACTTCATGAACCGCGAGGGCCAGACGCTGGGCGCGATCAGCCCGCGGCGGTATTTCTGCACCCAGTGCCACGTCGTGCAGACCAATGCCCGGCCGCTGGTTGAAAACGAGTTTGTCGATGTCGATCAGGTGCTGGACTACGTGCACTCGAAACAGGGCGGGTCTGACTGA
- a CDS encoding aldehyde dehydrogenase family protein → MTDASPLWFDPALCLIGGAWLPAASGGTLPLVNPSDDSEICRIPRGGAADIEAAVQAADAALEGEWGAMTALERGRILTRIGQLVLERVEQLAALEATDVGKPLTQARADALALARYCEFYGGAADKVMGETIPYLDGFTVYTLREPHGVTGHIVPWNYPMQIIGRSVGAALAMGNACVLKPAEEACLTALAFARIAVEAGLPAGALNVVPGLGGEAGAALAGHPNVQHISFTGSVRTGALVQQAAGANVVPVTLELGGKSPQLVFDDADLDAALPFLVNAGIQNAGQTCSASSRILVQSGVYGEVKARMADAYRDLTAGPAKDDLQLGPLISARQKQIVESYLEQGANLPVAAQGTISPQAPEAGAYVRPTLFADVPPDHALAREEVFGPVQVLIPFETEEDAVRIANSTDYGLVASVWTRDGARQMRLAKRLRAGQVLLNNYGAGGGVELPFGGVGKSGHGREKGFEALYGFSQLKTVAAHHG, encoded by the coding sequence ATGACTGACGCCTCCCCTCTCTGGTTCGATCCCGCGCTGTGCCTCATCGGCGGCGCTTGGCTTCCTGCCGCCAGCGGCGGAACCCTGCCGTTGGTGAACCCCTCGGACGACAGCGAAATCTGCCGGATCCCCCGCGGCGGCGCGGCGGATATCGAGGCTGCGGTGCAGGCCGCGGATGCTGCCTTGGAAGGGGAATGGGGCGCGATGACAGCGCTGGAGCGCGGCCGCATCCTGACACGGATCGGACAGCTGGTGCTGGAACGGGTGGAGCAACTGGCCGCGCTGGAAGCGACGGACGTGGGCAAGCCGCTGACCCAGGCGCGGGCCGATGCGCTGGCGCTGGCGCGCTACTGCGAATTCTACGGCGGCGCAGCGGACAAGGTGATGGGAGAGACCATCCCTTATCTGGACGGTTTCACCGTCTATACTCTGCGCGAACCGCATGGGGTGACGGGGCATATCGTGCCCTGGAATTACCCAATGCAGATCATCGGGCGTTCGGTGGGTGCGGCGCTGGCAATGGGCAATGCCTGCGTTCTGAAACCGGCCGAAGAAGCCTGCCTGACGGCACTGGCTTTTGCCCGTATCGCGGTTGAGGCCGGGCTGCCCGCCGGCGCGCTGAATGTGGTGCCGGGTCTGGGAGGGGAAGCCGGCGCGGCGCTGGCAGGGCATCCAAATGTGCAGCATATTTCCTTTACCGGCTCGGTGCGCACGGGCGCACTGGTGCAGCAGGCCGCAGGCGCCAATGTGGTTCCGGTGACGCTGGAGCTGGGCGGCAAGTCTCCGCAGCTTGTGTTCGACGATGCGGATCTGGACGCCGCATTGCCGTTTCTTGTGAATGCAGGCATCCAGAATGCAGGCCAGACCTGTTCGGCCTCCTCGCGCATTCTGGTGCAGAGCGGGGTCTATGGCGAGGTGAAGGCGCGGATGGCAGATGCCTACCGTGACCTGACGGCGGGGCCGGCAAAGGACGACCTGCAGCTGGGACCGCTGATCTCTGCCCGGCAAAAACAGATTGTCGAGAGCTATCTGGAGCAGGGCGCGAACCTGCCGGTTGCGGCCCAAGGCACCATTTCCCCGCAGGCGCCGGAAGCGGGTGCCTATGTCCGGCCCACTCTGTTTGCAGACGTGCCGCCGGATCATGCGCTGGCGCGCGAGGAGGTCTTTGGCCCGGTGCAGGTGCTGATCCCGTTTGAGACCGAAGAAGACGCCGTGCGGATTGCCAACAGCACCGATTACGGTCTGGTGGCCAGCGTCTGGACCCGAGACGGCGCACGGCAGATGCGGCTGGCAAAGCGTCTTCGGGCCGGGCAGGTGCTCCTTAACAATTACGGCGCCGGCGGCGGCGTTGAGCTGCCCTTTGGCGGTGTCGGGAAATCCGGCCATGGGCGGGAAAAGGGGTTTGAAGCGCTCTATGGGTTCTCGCAGCTCAAGACCGTGGCCGCTCATCACGGTTAG
- the pncB gene encoding nicotinate phosphoribosyltransferase yields MDIATRVYNHKWKIDPIVRSLIDTDFYKLLMCQSVFRNKPDTTVTFSLINRSAQVPLARLIDEGELREQLDHIRSLSLSRGESTWLRGNTFYGKRQMFRPDFMEWFEGLRLPPYHLERRGDQYELTFEGKWHEVMLWEIPALAVLMELRSRAVINSMGRFELQVLYARAMTKVWEKIDRLRDVDGLTIADFGTRRRHSFLWQDWCVQAMHEGLGGKFTGTSNCLIAMRREVEAIGTNAHELPMVYSALAEDDAKLAQAPYDVLSDWHDEHEGNLRIILPDTYGTQGFLDRAPDWLAGWTGIRIDSGDPAKGAEVAINWWQDRGEDPAEKRVIFSDGLDVQQIQELHAQFSDRTKVSFGWGTLLTNDFRGLVKDNALAPFSLVCKAVAANGRPTVKLSDNPEKAMGPAKEIARYKQVFGVGSQERLDVIV; encoded by the coding sequence GTGGATATTGCAACCCGCGTCTACAATCACAAATGGAAAATCGATCCGATTGTCCGGTCGCTGATTGATACGGATTTTTACAAACTTCTGATGTGCCAGTCGGTGTTTCGCAACAAGCCGGACACGACAGTGACCTTCTCCTTGATCAACCGTTCCGCGCAGGTGCCGCTGGCCCGGCTGATCGACGAGGGCGAGCTGCGCGAACAGCTCGACCACATCCGCTCGCTGTCGCTCAGCCGCGGTGAAAGCACTTGGCTGCGCGGCAATACCTTTTACGGCAAGCGGCAGATGTTCCGCCCTGACTTCATGGAATGGTTCGAGGGCCTGCGCCTGCCGCCCTATCATCTGGAACGCAGGGGCGATCAGTATGAGCTGACCTTCGAGGGCAAATGGCATGAAGTGATGCTGTGGGAAATCCCGGCGCTGGCGGTGCTGATGGAGCTGCGCAGCCGTGCGGTGATCAACAGCATGGGCCGGTTTGAGCTGCAAGTGCTCTATGCCCGTGCCATGACCAAAGTCTGGGAAAAGATCGATCGCCTGCGGGACGTGGACGGGCTGACCATCGCCGATTTCGGCACCCGGCGGCGGCACTCGTTCCTGTGGCAGGACTGGTGCGTGCAGGCGATGCACGAGGGGCTGGGCGGTAAATTCACCGGCACCTCCAACTGTCTCATCGCGATGCGCCGCGAAGTGGAGGCGATCGGCACCAATGCCCATGAGCTGCCGATGGTCTATTCCGCGCTGGCTGAAGATGACGCGAAGCTGGCCCAAGCGCCCTATGACGTTCTGTCCGACTGGCATGACGAGCACGAGGGAAACCTGCGCATCATCCTGCCCGACACCTACGGCACCCAAGGCTTCCTGGACCGTGCGCCCGATTGGCTGGCCGGCTGGACCGGCATCCGTATCGACAGCGGCGATCCGGCCAAGGGCGCGGAGGTTGCGATCAATTGGTGGCAGGACCGCGGCGAGGATCCGGCGGAGAAACGGGTGATCTTTTCCGACGGGCTCGACGTGCAGCAGATCCAGGAGCTGCACGCGCAGTTCTCGGACCGCACCAAGGTGTCCTTTGGCTGGGGCACGCTGCTGACCAACGACTTCCGCGGGCTGGTGAAGGATAACGCGCTGGCGCCGTTTTCGCTGGTCTGCAAGGCGGTTGCCGCCAATGGCCGGCCGACCGTGAAACTGTCGGACAATCCGGAAAAGGCAATGGGGCCTGCAAAGGAGATTGCGCGCTACAAGCAAGTGTTCGGCGTCGGTTCTCAGGAACGGCTGGACGTTATTGTTTGA
- a CDS encoding GNAT family N-acetyltransferase, translated as MTLSLALIMPREQALLATAMAPYFKETAPHAAIDPTERAGQMLHRKDVTAFWLRKDSTRIGFAIVLNLPDDRRELSEFCILPQHRRQGWGQEAACLILQEFPGRWRMGLSKSSRQAVAFWGTCLSLLPGIRDLREGAPFTGHQIKSYTFDVAGAHDD; from the coding sequence ATGACCCTGTCGCTGGCGCTGATCATGCCGCGGGAACAGGCCTTGCTGGCCACAGCGATGGCTCCCTATTTCAAGGAGACAGCGCCGCACGCGGCGATCGATCCTACCGAGCGTGCAGGCCAGATGCTGCACCGCAAAGATGTGACCGCCTTCTGGCTGCGCAAGGACAGCACCCGCATCGGCTTTGCCATCGTGCTGAACCTGCCCGATGACCGGCGCGAATTGTCGGAGTTCTGCATTCTGCCGCAACACCGCCGCCAGGGCTGGGGCCAGGAAGCCGCTTGCCTTATCCTGCAGGAGTTTCCAGGGCGCTGGCGCATGGGATTGTCGAAATCCTCGCGCCAGGCAGTGGCGTTCTGGGGCACATGCCTCAGCCTCCTGCCTGGCATCCGGGACTTGCGCGAGGGCGCGCCCTTCACCGGACATCAGATCAAAAGCTACACATTCGATGTTGCAGGAGCCCATGATGACTGA
- a CDS encoding ATP-binding protein produces the protein MDTSDWTGNGPLANFRKRYGSLELLLRYCRGRVRAFRARLLFMFFAFAVLGLVVPSLYSLLAFAIALAGDVADCLLLRQADHLVRRGMSEGGLRLLTALTAFLHALALGAAASVPFWVEMPGLVPHAHNEPLFTIGLLTGMAINAGLVLPYHPLAVITRLVTYAVLPVAFLAVEIVGTPVLAPEYFLHLAGLAVLYASFFWFLTYVRRNFSRTRSALLSQALQQEELEAAYVRLSDQKMEAKRLALVAESANDSVMLMDRDGRITWVNDSFTRITGYSFDEAQGQLPGDLLNSGETDAETIRKLQDSVLHARPLRVEVRNRCKDGRLVWIETSQVPMLNAAGELETLIAVERDITAAKEHAQQLEQARIAAEEGARAKADFLATMSHEIRTPMNGVIGMAQLLRESSMDEEQTLYTDTILSSADTLLALINDVLDFSQMDAEELNLSQVNFDPHACFEETIRLLQAQADAKELELVLKITGRVPSLLRGDDRRIRQVLMNLTGNAIKFTDQGRVLVTLDAEPAASGTGRDLVFSVADTGIGIAAEKLGTVFERFSQADAAISRRFGGTGLGLAISRRIAEAMDGSITVTSEPGLGSCFTVRLQLQTPQPEPEKAPAAPAYPDGSPALDGLRVLVAEDNAVNRVLIEKFLQSVPVELAFAKDGREAVARFEDFAPDIILMDMSMPEMDGLEATRMIRARARPQPAIVALTANAFESDRKACLDAGMDNFMSKPINRGVLLEVLGQLAPQAQARRAG, from the coding sequence ATGGACACTTCGGACTGGACCGGCAATGGACCGCTGGCCAACTTTAGAAAACGATACGGCTCGCTTGAGCTGCTGTTGCGCTATTGCCGCGGCCGTGTCCGCGCGTTCCGGGCCCGCCTGCTGTTCATGTTTTTTGCCTTTGCCGTTCTTGGGCTGGTCGTACCATCGCTCTATTCGCTGCTGGCGTTTGCGATTGCGCTTGCCGGGGATGTTGCGGACTGCCTTCTGCTGCGCCAGGCAGACCATCTGGTCCGCCGCGGGATGAGCGAAGGGGGGCTGCGGCTGCTGACGGCGCTGACCGCCTTTTTGCACGCCTTGGCGCTCGGCGCGGCCGCGTCGGTGCCGTTCTGGGTCGAAATGCCGGGATTGGTGCCGCACGCCCATAATGAGCCGCTTTTTACAATCGGTCTGCTTACCGGGATGGCGATCAATGCCGGGCTGGTGCTGCCGTATCATCCGCTTGCAGTCATAACCAGACTTGTCACCTATGCGGTACTGCCGGTTGCCTTTCTGGCTGTGGAGATCGTTGGAACCCCGGTTCTGGCACCTGAGTATTTCCTTCATCTGGCAGGGCTGGCAGTTCTTTATGCCTCCTTTTTCTGGTTTCTGACCTATGTCAGGCGCAATTTCAGCCGGACCCGCAGCGCTTTGCTGTCTCAGGCGCTCCAGCAGGAGGAACTGGAAGCCGCCTATGTCCGGCTTTCCGACCAGAAGATGGAGGCCAAGCGTCTGGCACTGGTTGCTGAAAGCGCCAACGACAGCGTGATGCTGATGGACCGCGACGGGCGCATCACCTGGGTGAACGACAGTTTCACCCGCATCACCGGTTACAGCTTTGACGAAGCGCAGGGTCAGTTGCCCGGCGATCTGCTGAACAGCGGCGAGACGGACGCTGAGACAATCCGCAAGCTGCAAGACAGTGTTCTGCATGCGCGTCCTCTGCGGGTGGAAGTCCGCAACCGATGCAAGGACGGCCGGCTGGTCTGGATCGAGACCAGCCAGGTGCCGATGCTGAACGCTGCCGGCGAACTGGAGACCTTGATCGCAGTGGAGCGGGACATCACCGCCGCCAAGGAACATGCCCAGCAACTGGAGCAGGCCCGTATCGCTGCCGAGGAAGGCGCCCGGGCCAAGGCTGATTTTCTGGCCACGATGAGCCACGAAATCCGTACACCGATGAATGGTGTGATCGGCATGGCCCAGTTGCTGCGCGAAAGCAGCATGGACGAAGAGCAAACGCTTTACACAGACACCATCCTCAGTTCGGCGGATACCCTGCTGGCGCTGATTAATGATGTGCTCGATTTTTCGCAAATGGATGCCGAGGAGCTTAACCTCAGCCAGGTCAATTTTGATCCGCACGCCTGTTTTGAGGAAACCATCCGCCTGCTGCAGGCCCAGGCAGACGCCAAAGAGTTGGAGCTGGTACTGAAAATCACCGGTCGTGTGCCCAGCCTGCTGCGGGGGGATGACCGGCGGATCCGGCAGGTTCTGATGAATCTCACCGGCAATGCGATCAAATTCACGGATCAGGGACGGGTGCTGGTGACACTGGATGCCGAACCGGCGGCGTCAGGGACAGGCCGCGACCTGGTGTTCTCGGTTGCAGATACCGGAATTGGCATCGCCGCGGAAAAGCTTGGCACGGTGTTTGAGCGTTTTTCTCAGGCGGATGCTGCAATCAGCCGCCGTTTTGGCGGTACTGGGCTTGGGCTGGCCATTTCCCGCCGCATTGCGGAAGCGATGGACGGCAGTATCACGGTCACGTCGGAACCGGGCTTGGGGTCCTGTTTTACGGTGCGGCTGCAGTTGCAAACACCTCAGCCCGAACCCGAAAAGGCGCCCGCGGCACCGGCCTATCCGGACGGTTCCCCCGCACTGGACGGCCTGCGGGTTCTGGTGGCCGAGGACAACGCGGTGAACCGGGTGCTGATTGAAAAATTCTTGCAATCCGTCCCGGTAGAGCTGGCCTTTGCCAAGGATGGCCGCGAGGCAGTGGCGCGTTTTGAGGATTTTGCGCCCGATATCATTCTGATGGATATGTCGATGCCGGAAATGGATGGGCTGGAGGCCACCCGGATGATCCGGGCCAGGGCCCGCCCGCAGCCGGCCATTGTGGCCCTGACCGCCAACGCCTTTGAGTCTGACCGTAAGGCCTGCCTGGATGCCGGCATGGATAACTTTATGAGCAAGCCGATCAACCGGGGTGTGCTTTTGGAGGTTCTGGGCCAATTGGCACCGCAAGCACAAGCCCGCCGCGCGGGTTGA